Below is a window of Candidatus Omnitrophota bacterium DNA.
CCTAATGCAGCAGTGGTGTTTAGCTTCTCATCATTCCCATTCCTTTGTTTTCGATTTGCTCTGATCTACAATGAATCCCCCATGAGAAAGTCTGCTGCCCCATTCACCTTGATTTTTGTTACAGCCTTGATGTTTGCAAAACCTGCGTTTTGCGAAGCAGAGCGGCCTCTTCCCAATGCAAAGAGTCTGGAAGCCCTCGTGTCCCAGTGGGTGGATTTGCGCCAGGAGACTGCCGCGGAAGAACGGGCTTGGACTCAAGAAAAAGAGTGGCTGCGGAGGGAAATGGAGCTGCTGCTCCGGGAAAAGAATGCGCTGCAGCAGGAGCTTGAGCAGAGGAAGCACACAAAGCAAAATTTGGAACAACAATTGCAGGTACTCAGCGCGCGCAAGACCGAATTAGGCCAGGCCCTTGAGAGCGGGCAGCCCGCATTGCGCACGGCCGGTCAAAATCTGTTGCAGTGGAGGACTCGACTTCCGCGGCCTTTGGCGCAGAAGATCGAAGAAGAATTTCGCGAGCTGGAATTTTCGGACGGTACCGCAGACAGCGATCGCCTGGAGCGGGTGTTGGGTCTTTATTCGCGGATTGCCCAGTTACAAACCGGATCTGTCTTGGTGCGCGAGGTCTTGAGGACTCCGGAAGGGGATCGCCGGGAATTCGACGTGTTTTACTTGGGAACAGCCATTGCCTATGCCGTGAGCCCCGGGGACCGTTGGGCTGCGTTGGGGTCTCCTTCAATCGAGGGCTGGCAATGGGAATGGGATGCGTCTCTGGCGCCTGTATTAAGGAAGGCCGTGAATATGCGGCGATCC
It encodes the following:
- a CDS encoding DUF3450 family protein — encoded protein: MRKSAAPFTLIFVTALMFAKPAFCEAERPLPNAKSLEALVSQWVDLRQETAAEERAWTQEKEWLRREMELLLREKNALQQELEQRKHTKQNLEQQLQVLSARKTELGQALESGQPALRTAGQNLLQWRTRLPRPLAQKIEEEFRELEFSDGTADSDRLERVLGLYSRIAQLQTGSVLVREVLRTPEGDRREFDVFYLGTAIAYAVSPGDRWAALGSPSIEGWQWEWDASLAPVLRKAVNMRRSVDEAAFVRLPVQRRGKTQ